Proteins encoded within one genomic window of Lysinibacillus sphaericus:
- a CDS encoding aminotransferase-like domain-containing protein yields the protein MQYSERILNTPSSFIRNILKVTDAEDVISFAGGLPNPISFPIDALKASVDHAIRENGSRLFQYSSTQGYAPLREYIAAKYKRVHGLDISADDILITTGSQQALELIGKVLINKGDGIVIEEPGYLGAIQAFTLSEPNFYGVTLENDGLNLEELENALQQPNVKFIYTVPNFQNPTGLTYSKEKRQQIYDIIAKYDVALIEDDPYGELRFQGEPLPYIGAGKLENSILLGSFSKTVTPGMRLGFIITKNKVLMKHIETAKQATDLHTNIFSQYVIYDYLANNDYTEHVKKIIALYKNQSDAMLDAMQEFFPAHVEYTRPDGGMFIWATMNNGVAALDVFNKAMEQKVAFVPGDPFYTSKTGVNTMRLNYTNATPDIIREGIKRLGSIL from the coding sequence ATGCAATATTCTGAAAGAATCTTAAACACACCATCTTCATTCATCCGTAATATTTTAAAAGTAACGGATGCCGAGGATGTCATTTCCTTTGCAGGTGGGCTACCAAACCCCATCTCTTTCCCAATCGATGCATTAAAAGCATCTGTTGACCATGCGATTCGTGAAAATGGCAGTCGATTATTCCAATATTCATCTACACAAGGCTATGCACCTTTACGTGAATACATCGCAGCTAAGTACAAACGTGTTCATGGGTTAGATATTAGTGCAGATGATATATTGATTACAACTGGTTCACAGCAAGCGCTTGAACTGATTGGTAAAGTACTTATTAATAAAGGGGATGGCATTGTCATTGAGGAACCAGGCTATTTAGGCGCGATTCAAGCCTTCACATTAAGTGAGCCTAATTTCTATGGTGTAACCCTTGAAAACGATGGCCTTAATTTAGAAGAATTAGAGAATGCGTTACAGCAGCCAAACGTAAAATTCATCTATACAGTACCTAACTTCCAAAATCCAACCGGTCTTACGTATTCAAAGGAAAAACGTCAACAAATATATGACATTATTGCTAAATACGACGTAGCATTAATTGAAGATGATCCATATGGAGAACTACGCTTCCAAGGTGAACCACTTCCTTATATCGGTGCCGGAAAACTCGAAAATAGTATTTTACTAGGTTCTTTCTCTAAAACAGTTACACCAGGTATGCGCCTTGGCTTTATTATTACGAAAAACAAAGTGTTAATGAAACATATTGAAACAGCAAAGCAAGCAACTGACCTACACACAAACATTTTCTCACAATATGTGATTTATGATTACTTAGCAAATAATGATTATACAGAACACGTAAAAAAAATCATTGCTTTATATAAAAATCAATCTGATGCAATGCTAGATGCGATGCAGGAATTCTTCCCTGCACATGTTGAATACACTCGTCCAGATGGTGGGATGTTTATTTGGGCGACAATGAATAACGGTGTCGCAGCTTTGGACGTCTTTAATAAAGCAATGGAACAAAAGGTCGCTTTCGTTCCTGGCGATCCCTTCTATACGTCAAAAACAGGTGTAAACACGATGCGTCTGAACTATACAAATGCAACACCTGACATTATTCGTGAAGGCATTAAACGTTTAGGCAGCATTTTATAA
- a CDS encoding LysE family translocator codes for MPYISFLVFVIITSFTPGPNNIMAMAYANQYGLKKTMQFCLGVGIGFFTITALSSFFNFAVSQIMPIITFPLTILGVGYMLYLAFKIATTKDHVDSNPNHLEEHKRNLLLLGAFLQFVNPKGILFGITVVATYILPYYTSYMSYILFALFLGFVGIISTFSWALFGSTFRKVLLQYQQPFNIFMAILLVYSAFSILFH; via the coding sequence ATGCCTTACATATCCTTTTTAGTATTCGTTATCATTACAAGCTTTACACCCGGGCCGAACAACATTATGGCAATGGCCTATGCCAACCAATATGGATTAAAAAAAACGATGCAGTTTTGTCTCGGTGTGGGCATTGGCTTCTTTACAATAACCGCTTTAAGTAGTTTTTTTAATTTTGCTGTTAGTCAAATTATGCCCATTATTACATTTCCACTAACGATTTTAGGGGTAGGCTATATGTTGTATTTAGCTTTTAAAATTGCGACAACCAAAGACCACGTAGATTCGAATCCTAACCATCTAGAGGAGCATAAACGAAACCTTTTACTACTTGGAGCCTTTCTACAGTTCGTCAATCCAAAAGGAATTTTGTTTGGCATTACGGTCGTTGCGACCTATATTTTGCCGTATTACACTTCCTATATGAGTTACATTTTATTTGCATTATTTTTAGGGTTTGTCGGGATTATAAGTACATTTAGCTGGGCTCTATTTGGCTCTACCTTTCGAAAAGTACTTTTACAGTATCAACAACCATTCAATATTTTCATGGCAATTTTATTAGTTTACAGTGCTTTCTCCATACTTTTTCATTAA